Proteins from a genomic interval of Pseudophryne corroboree isolate aPseCor3 chromosome 4, aPseCor3.hap2, whole genome shotgun sequence:
- the LOC134911365 gene encoding uncharacterized protein LOC134911365, whose protein sequence is TTTTTTTTTAAATTTTTTTTTTTTTTTTAAAAATITTTTTITTTTTTTTAAAPTTTTTSTATTTTTTTTTAAAAAATTTTTTTAAAAATITTTTTTTTAAAPTTTTTSTATTTTTTAAAAAATTTTTTTAAAAATITTTTTTTTTTAAATTTITTTTTTTTTTAAAATITTTTTTITTTTTTTTAAAPTTTTTSTATTTTTTTAAATTTTTTTTTAAAAT, encoded by the coding sequence actactactactactactactactactgctgctgctactactactactactactactactactactactactactactactactgctgctgctgctgctactattactactactactactattactactactactactactactactgctgctgctcctactactactactacttctactgctactactactactactactactactactgctgctgctgctgctgctactactactactactactactgctgctgctgctgctactattactactactactactactactactgctgctgctcctactactactactacttctactgctactactactactactactgctgctgctgctgctgctactactactactactactactgctgctgctgctgctactattactactactactactactactactactactgctgctgctactactactattactactactactactactactactactactgctgctgctgctactattactactactactactactattactactactactactactactactgctgctgctcctactactactactacttctactgctactactactactactactactgctgctgctactactactactactactactactactgctgctgctgctact
- the LOC134911367 gene encoding uncharacterized protein LOC134911367, with protein sequence TTTTTTTTTTAATTTTTTTTTITTTTTTTTAAAPTTTTTTTSTATTTTTTAAAPTTTTTTTSTATTTTTTAAAATTTTTTTTTITTTTTTTTTTTTAAAPTTTTTTTSTATTTTTAAAPTTTTTTTSTATTTTTTAAAAATTTTTTATTTTTTSTATTTTTTAAAAATTTTTTATTTTTTAAATTTTTTTTTTTT encoded by the coding sequence actactactactactactactactactactgctgctactactactactactactactactactattactactactactactactactactgctgctgctcctactactactactactactacttctactgctactactactactactactgctgctgctcctactactactactactactacttctactgctactactactactactactgctgctgctgctactactactactactactactactactattactactactactactactactactactactactactgctgctgctcctactactactactactactacttctactgctactactactactactgctgctgctcctactactactactactactacttctactgctactactactactactactgctgctgctgctgctactactactactactactgctactactactactactacttctactgctactactactactactactgctgctgctgctgctactactactactactactgctactactactactactactgctgctgctactactactactactactactactactactactact